A stretch of Myroides oncorhynchi DNA encodes these proteins:
- a CDS encoding methylmalonyl-CoA mutase family protein produces the protein MQQNTPYTPTNKVRIVTAAALFDGHDAAINIMRRIIQATGCEVIHLGHDKSVEEVVNTAIQEDANAIAMTSYQGGHNEYFKYMYDLLQEKGAGHIRIVGGGGGVILPSEIKELMDYGITRLYSPDDGRAMGLQGMINDMVQRADFPTMDLQLPEGKDVYQSLADKDITTIARLISLAENREEDFLKVFQFDPEKHSSTPVLGITGTGGAGKSSMVDELVRRFLIDFPEKTVALVSVDPSKRKTGGALLGDRIRMNSINNPRVFMRSLATRQSNLALSRYVEETLQVLQAANYDLIILETSGIGQSDTEILDHSDASLYIMTPEFGAATQLEKIDMLDFADIVAINKFDKRGALDAIRDVKKQYQRNHNLWDANPDTMPVFGTIASQFNDPGTNALYKAIMDKVVEKTGANLTSNIEITKEMSEKVYVIPPSRTRYLSEIAENNRKYDDTVLSQKEVAQKLYGIFKTTQSVSGKSAEIDKSGIVEQSVACKDADTQLFIGLLLKEFDKVKMNLDPYNWEVILMWDQKVNKYKNPVYSFKVRDKEIKIATHSESLSHLQIPKIALPKYEAWGDILRWSLQENVPGEFPFTSGLYPFKREGEDPTRMFAGEGGPERTNRRFHYVSLGMPAKRLSTAFDSVTLYGNDPGHRPDIYGKIGNAGVSICCLDDAKKLYSGFNLAHALTSVSMTINGPAPMLLGFFMNAAIDQQCEIYIKENDLETEVEAKIEAIYKVKGVERPRYNGALPEGNDGLGLMLLGVTADQVLPEDVYQKIKTETLSQVRGTVQADILKEDQAQNTCIFSTEFALRLMGDVQEYFIEKNVRNFYSVSISGYHIAEAGANPITQLAFTLANGFTYVEYYLSRGMDINAFGPNLSFFFSNGIDPEYAVIGRVARRIWAKALKNKYGANERAQMLKYHIQTSGRSLHAQEIDFNDIRTTLQALYAIYDNCNSLHTNAYDEAITTPTEESVRRAMAIQLIINKELGLAKNENPIQGSFIIEELTDLVEAAVLAEFDRITERGGVLGAMETMYQRSKIQEESLYYETLKHNGEFPIIGVNTFLSSKGSPTVVPAEVIRATEEEKLFQIKTKENLNQANQALVTAELARIQEIAVQNGNIFEALMDASKICSLGQITSALFEVGGQYRRNM, from the coding sequence ATGCAACAAAATACACCCTATACGCCTACTAACAAGGTGCGTATAGTTACTGCTGCGGCTTTATTTGACGGTCACGATGCAGCGATTAATATTATGCGTCGTATTATTCAAGCGACCGGATGTGAGGTTATTCACTTAGGACATGATAAAAGTGTAGAAGAAGTAGTGAATACAGCTATTCAAGAAGATGCAAATGCTATCGCTATGACTTCGTACCAAGGAGGACATAACGAATATTTTAAATATATGTACGACCTTCTACAGGAGAAAGGTGCAGGACATATCCGCATTGTAGGAGGTGGAGGAGGAGTAATCCTTCCCAGTGAAATAAAAGAACTAATGGACTACGGTATCACGCGTCTATATTCTCCAGATGACGGACGTGCAATGGGATTACAAGGGATGATTAACGATATGGTACAGCGTGCGGACTTCCCCACGATGGATCTACAACTTCCCGAGGGAAAAGATGTATATCAATCTCTTGCAGATAAAGACATCACCACGATAGCTCGTTTAATCTCTTTAGCGGAGAACAGAGAAGAGGATTTCCTTAAAGTATTCCAATTCGATCCAGAGAAACACAGCAGCACACCAGTATTGGGAATCACAGGTACAGGTGGTGCGGGTAAATCATCTATGGTAGATGAGCTGGTGCGTCGCTTCCTTATTGACTTCCCTGAGAAAACAGTAGCTCTAGTTTCGGTCGATCCTTCTAAGCGTAAGACCGGGGGAGCATTGTTAGGAGATCGTATCCGTATGAATTCGATTAACAATCCTCGTGTATTTATGCGCTCGTTAGCTACTCGTCAGTCTAACTTAGCGTTATCTCGTTATGTTGAAGAAACACTTCAAGTACTTCAGGCAGCTAATTACGACCTAATTATTCTTGAAACTTCGGGAATTGGGCAGTCAGATACAGAGATTTTAGACCATTCTGATGCTTCATTATACATTATGACACCTGAGTTTGGTGCGGCGACACAGTTAGAGAAGATCGATATGCTTGACTTTGCTGATATTGTGGCAATCAATAAGTTTGACAAGCGCGGGGCATTAGATGCAATCAGAGATGTAAAGAAACAATACCAACGCAACCACAACTTATGGGATGCTAACCCTGATACGATGCCAGTATTTGGTACAATCGCTTCTCAGTTTAACGATCCAGGAACCAATGCTTTATACAAAGCGATTATGGATAAGGTAGTTGAAAAAACAGGGGCTAACCTAACCTCTAATATAGAGATTACAAAAGAAATGAGCGAGAAGGTGTATGTTATTCCACCTAGTCGTACACGTTACTTATCTGAGATTGCTGAGAACAACCGCAAATATGACGATACTGTACTTTCTCAAAAAGAGGTAGCACAGAAATTATACGGGATATTCAAAACAACACAGAGTGTATCGGGCAAATCAGCTGAGATTGATAAATCAGGAATTGTAGAACAGAGTGTTGCTTGTAAAGACGCCGATACACAATTATTTATAGGCCTATTGTTAAAGGAATTTGACAAGGTGAAGATGAACTTAGATCCATACAATTGGGAAGTTATCTTGATGTGGGATCAGAAAGTAAACAAGTACAAGAATCCTGTTTACTCTTTTAAAGTTCGAGATAAAGAGATCAAGATTGCTACCCACTCAGAGAGTTTATCGCACTTACAGATACCCAAGATTGCCTTGCCTAAATATGAAGCTTGGGGTGATATCTTGCGCTGGTCATTACAGGAGAATGTACCAGGTGAGTTTCCTTTCACTTCTGGGCTTTATCCGTTTAAACGCGAGGGAGAAGATCCTACGCGTATGTTTGCCGGAGAAGGGGGGCCGGAGCGTACAAACAGACGTTTTCACTATGTGTCTTTAGGGATGCCAGCCAAGCGTTTATCTACTGCTTTTGACTCGGTGACGTTATATGGTAACGATCCAGGACATCGTCCTGATATCTATGGTAAGATTGGTAATGCGGGAGTTTCTATCTGTTGCTTAGACGATGCCAAGAAGCTGTATTCAGGGTTTAACCTTGCGCACGCCTTGACCTCTGTATCCATGACAATCAACGGGCCAGCACCGATGTTACTTGGTTTTTTTATGAATGCAGCTATTGATCAGCAATGTGAGATCTACATCAAAGAGAATGACTTAGAAACAGAAGTTGAAGCAAAGATTGAAGCAATCTACAAAGTAAAAGGAGTAGAAAGACCTCGTTATAATGGTGCTTTACCAGAGGGTAACGATGGCTTAGGACTTATGCTTTTAGGAGTAACAGCAGACCAGGTGTTGCCTGAGGATGTTTACCAAAAGATAAAAACAGAGACTTTATCACAAGTGCGTGGTACAGTACAAGCAGATATTTTAAAAGAAGACCAAGCTCAAAATACGTGTATCTTCTCTACCGAGTTTGCACTTCGTTTAATGGGTGACGTACAAGAATACTTTATTGAGAAAAACGTGCGTAACTTCTACTCTGTGTCTATCTCAGGATACCACATTGCCGAGGCAGGAGCGAACCCAATTACACAGTTGGCATTTACATTGGCTAATGGATTTACGTATGTGGAGTATTACCTAAGTAGAGGGATGGATATTAACGCTTTCGGGCCTAACTTATCTTTCTTCTTCTCCAATGGTATTGACCCTGAGTATGCAGTAATCGGACGTGTTGCTCGTCGTATTTGGGCCAAAGCATTAAAGAATAAGTATGGTGCTAATGAGCGTGCACAGATGTTGAAATACCATATTCAGACATCAGGCCGTTCACTTCACGCACAGGAGATTGACTTTAATGATATCCGTACTACGCTTCAAGCGCTTTATGCTATCTATGACAACTGTAACTCTCTTCATACCAATGCGTATGATGAGGCTATTACTACACCTACGGAAGAATCTGTACGTAGAGCAATGGCAATTCAGTTAATCATCAATAAAGAGCTAGGACTAGCTAAAAATGAAAATCCAATCCAAGGTTCGTTTATCATAGAGGAACTAACGGATTTAGTAGAAGCAGCTGTATTAGCAGAGTTTGACAGAATCACGGAAAGAGGTGGAGTATTAGGTGCAATGGAAACAATGTACCAACGCTCTAAAATCCAAGAGGAGTCACTGTATTACGAAACGCTAAAACACAACGGTGAGTTCCCTATCATTGGGGTAAATACTTTCTTGAGCTCTAAAGGTTCGCCTACAGTAGTTCCAGCAGAGGTAATCCGCGCTACGGAAGAAGAAAAGTTATTCCAAATCAAAACAAAGGAAAACTTAAACCAAGCCAATCAAGCATTAGTAACCGCAGAATTAGCACGTATTCAAGAGATTGCTGTCCAAAACGGCAATATCTTCGAAGCGCTAATGGATGCCTCTAAAATATGTTCGTTAGGTCAGATCACTTCGGCGTTGTTTGAAGTAGGAGGACAGTACAGACGCAATATGTAA
- a CDS encoding DUF4133 domain-containing protein, with protein sequence MKKYSINKGIGASVEFKGLKAQYLFYFAGGLLANLIVIMVMYMAGVNNLICLSLGIGLSGYLIYKVFSMNKKYGQYGLMKLQARKYFPRYIISRRDIKGYFNQTNLKFRDYEKYS encoded by the coding sequence ATGAAAAAATATAGCATCAATAAAGGAATTGGAGCCAGCGTTGAGTTTAAAGGACTCAAGGCGCAGTACCTATTTTATTTTGCAGGCGGACTCTTGGCTAACCTTATTGTTATAATGGTTATGTACATGGCAGGGGTAAACAATCTTATTTGTTTGAGCTTGGGTATTGGATTATCAGGCTATCTGATCTACAAAGTATTTTCAATGAACAAGAAATACGGTCAGTATGGGCTTATGAAACTTCAAGCCAGAAAGTACTTTCCAAGATACATCATCTCTAGGAGAGATATCAAGGGGTATTTCAATCAGACTAATTTAAAATTTAGAGACTATGAGAAATACAGCTAA
- a CDS encoding DUF4134 domain-containing protein, which yields MKTKTIKQRLFLLLVVLSSLPLLAQGNGVAGITEATQMVTSYFDPATKLIYAIGAVVGLIGGVKVYNKFSSGDPDTSKTAASWFGACIFLIVAATILRSFFL from the coding sequence ATGAAAACAAAAACAATCAAACAAAGGCTATTCTTACTACTTGTTGTATTAAGTAGTTTACCACTTTTAGCCCAAGGCAATGGAGTAGCAGGTATCACTGAAGCTACTCAAATGGTTACTTCTTATTTTGATCCAGCCACAAAACTTATCTACGCTATTGGAGCGGTGGTGGGACTTATAGGAGGAGTAAAGGTTTACAACAAATTCTCAAGCGGTGATCCCGATACAAGCAAGACAGCGGCAAGCTGGTTTGGGGCTTGTATCTTCTTAATTGTAGCAGCTACAATCCTTCGTTCATTTTTCCTTTAA